TCCTACTGGAGGTGAAGGATTCGCAGCTCCGCCCTTAACTTGTAATTTTACTAACGCACTGACTTCTTTTGCCATTTTGTTTTGAATTTAATTTTGTTAAATGTCTGTTAGTAAGTTGGAAGCAAATAACGTAACATTCATCGATCGGGACGTAACACCCCAACCGAGGTGCAAAGTTAATAAGAAGATTTGAATCCTGCAAGTATCTAACTTTTAATTTTTCAGGAATTTATACTTTTTTTATATAGTTGCCGAGATCGCACATCTTCCTACAAAAAATCTTGACACTTCTTTAGATATTAACACTAGAATTATCGGATTAAACAAATTCACATCAGTTCTATTGAACTTTAATAGACTTCAGCACCTTATCCAATACCGGATCTTTCCCCTTGATAACATCATCAACACTGCGTACGACTGGAACATCAGGCATAACACCCCGCCCCGCTTCGTTTACTTGATAATAAGGTTTGACATCCATTAAGCCGAAACGCCAACGCAGATGGGAGTTTGGCAGTTTCAGTACAGGAAGAACTCCCGCAACCGTACCGCTAGCTGCACCACCAGTTTCCTCGCCCACAAACACAGCCCGCTTCCCAACTTTTAAATTTGTAGCAATTAAACTCGCGGCAGAAAATGTCCCGCCATCAATCAATACAAATAAATCACCGCGATAGCGATTGCCTTTTGATTTTTCACTTTTACTCCCTGTAAGGTGGGTATAATTTCTCCCATCTTTGGAAAAGGTCTTTGTCCAGGATACAACCGCACTAGGTATGATAAATGGCGATAAAACGGGATAAGACCAGCCCGGCAATCCTTTTATCTGATAGAACGGCAACTTGAATTTTGAATTGATTACTGCTGGCTGAACAAATTGGTATTTATCCTCCTCTACCAGATAACTATACAGCTCCTTCACATCGAATAAGCGTCCGCCCAAATTGCCACGAAGATCCAAGATCAGGTATTGTACCGAATTAAGCTCCAGCCGATCAAAAATCCTTCTGTAAGCTTCCTTTGGACGTCCATAGGAAAAGTCTGCCACCTTCAACAAAGCAATACTACTGTCGCCTTTGACAGGGAAAGAGAGCTGTTTACTCATTCTTTTTAGATTGGCATTATAACCAAAGATTTTACGCTGCTTTTTTAGATCACTTTTCTTCTGATCAGGCTGGCGCACTTTTTTCACAGCTGTGGTCGTTATCCCTGACTTAGCCTTTGTATCGACACTGTCAAACCTTCTGACAACAATCCGCTCATATGTACTATCGGCCCGAGAGAACAAAACCGAGATAGAATCTTTATACCCCAGTTCCAATTGGTAAAACCGAGGCAATAAACGCTCAAAAGCCTGATCTATAAATGTCGTATTATAGCCGTCCGACGTAAAGGTCGGACGATATTTTGTATATAGATTTTGCGGTTGTATGCCTTCAATGGCAAGAATTTTAGAGCCTAGGACCAAGCTTGAATCTAACGTCCCATTTTTTGAGAGATAGAGTGTATTTTCCTGCCAATGGAAACCCAGCTGTGAAAAGGGACCCTTACTTTTTTGATAACGGACTTTATCCTTACCTTTTGGATCAAATTTGGAAATAAGAGGACTCAGCGTCATATGCCCCTGCCGAACTTGAGCCAGTACAGATGCTAATTCCAGCTGAAATTGGTTGGGCAATAAGGGTTGACGGATCGCAGCACGAAGGCTATCAAACTTAGTCTTTAACTGATTTTCCCGCACATACAGAAACAGGTCTGGATGCATTTTCCATAAGTTATGCTCAACATAGTTGATATCTTGCTGCATAGCTTCCACTGACAGGGGAGTTTCAATAAATCGATTGTACTTCTCGACATTTGCACAGCTTAATAATGTCAGCACATACACCAATACGAATAGATAAATAGTTGGCCTTTTCATTTGTAGTAAGATACA
The DNA window shown above is from Sphingobacterium thalpophilum and carries:
- a CDS encoding S41 family peptidase, whose product is MKRPTIYLFVLVYVLTLLSCANVEKYNRFIETPLSVEAMQQDINYVEHNLWKMHPDLFLYVRENQLKTKFDSLRAAIRQPLLPNQFQLELASVLAQVRQGHMTLSPLISKFDPKGKDKVRYQKSKGPFSQLGFHWQENTLYLSKNGTLDSSLVLGSKILAIEGIQPQNLYTKYRPTFTSDGYNTTFIDQAFERLLPRFYQLELGYKDSISVLFSRADSTYERIVVRRFDSVDTKAKSGITTTAVKKVRQPDQKKSDLKKQRKIFGYNANLKRMSKQLSFPVKGDSSIALLKVADFSYGRPKEAYRRIFDRLELNSVQYLILDLRGNLGGRLFDVKELYSYLVEEDKYQFVQPAVINSKFKLPFYQIKGLPGWSYPVLSPFIIPSAVVSWTKTFSKDGRNYTHLTGSKSEKSKGNRYRGDLFVLIDGGTFSAASLIATNLKVGKRAVFVGEETGGAASGTVAGVLPVLKLPNSHLRWRFGLMDVKPYYQVNEAGRGVMPDVPVVRSVDDVIKGKDPVLDKVLKSIKVQ